CTGGGTCCGAAGTCTTCGCGGTTCAGGCCCAGGCAATCCTGCAGGCCGCGGCGCCATTCCCCGAGTCGCTCCGGCATGCCCGCCAGCACCAAGGTTTGGAAGCGCTCGCCGTAGAGCTCGCCCAGGATCGAGATGGCGGCGGCGGTGGTCAGGGCATTGCGGTTGCGGCTGCCGCAGCTGGGCTGGGCGCCCCGGCCGCCTTGGCCGAGGAACCAGTCCTCGAGGAGGGCCGCGCCGCCGGGCTCCAGGCTCCGGCGCAGCTTCCAGGGATCCGCATAGAAATCGGCCTGCCCTTGGAAGCTCTCGAGGCGATCGCGAATCAGGACTTCGTCATTGCTGAAGAGCCCCGCGGGTGCCTGTGCCGGGGCTTCCACCACGGCGGCGGCTTGCGCTTCGGCGGCGGCCGCTTGATCGAGGGGGGAGGGCTGAACCACAAGCGGTTGCACCACTAGCTCCATCTGTTCGGCGGACACCGCCAGCTCCTGGAGTGCTCCGACCAGATAGTCCTGGAACCCCTTCACCCGCCGGGCGATGGAGTCGGATTGGCCGGCAAAGCTGCTGTTGATTTCCTCCTGGAGGGCATCGCGGCGGCTCGTGAGCTCGCTGATCTCCTGTTGGAGCGCCTCGCGCTGCTGACGCAGTTCGCTGGTGGCGAGCTCCTTCCAGTCGTCGGGCTGGGGTGCTGTGGAGTTGGTGGCGTCTTCGCTCATGGCTGGGCGCTCACGTGACGGTTGAGCTGCTCGCGCAGGCTTGTGGCATCAAACAACACCGGCAGGAAGTGAATGCTCTGCTGTTCACGGAAATAGAACAGCACGGGGACGGGCCCCCAGAACACCGTCCAAGTCAGCCATTCGCTGTAGGGGAAACGGCGCAGGACGGTGTCGCCGCGCCAGACGATCAGGGCATCGCCGCAGAACTGCAAACGCAGGATCTGGCTCTGGATCAGCAGGAAGAGCCCAAAGACGCTCACCAGGGCAGCGGCCCAGAGATTGATCAGTAGGCAGGCCAGGCCCAAGGCGAGGACGCCGATGGGCACCCAGACCCTTGGCGCCAGGATCGCGCCCTGCTCTGGGTTGGGGCCCGCGCCGGTCACGGTTGAAGGGCTCATGAGCCGAAGAGCAATTGGGTCAAGACGACGTCCATCAGGGAGACGGTCACCAAGATCATGACCACTGCACCGGTGGTGCTGGTGCCCACTTCCTTGGGGCCCCCCCGGGTGGTTAAGCCCCAGCCGCAGGCGATGACGGCAATTTGCAGGCCGAAGACCCCGGCCTTCAGCAGCATCGCCGGAAGATCAGAGGGCTGCATCCAGCCCCGCACCGAGGTCCAGAAGACGTCCGGCGGGATGTTGTAGAGGATGGCGCTGCTGACCTGACCCGACCAGATCGCCACCCCGAAGAAGGCCAGGCATTGGACCGGGGTCATCACGACCATCGCCAGCAGGCGCGGAACTACGAGGTACTGGACCGGGTCGGTGCGCAGCATCGTGATCGCATCGATCTGTTCGGTGACTTTCATCGTCCCCAGCTGCGCGGCGTAGGCCGTGGCGACCTTCCCGGTCACCAGGGTGGCGGTGAGGATCGGCGCAATTTCCCGGGCCAATCCCAGGGCAAGAATCCCGCCCACGGTGGATCCGGCCCCTTGTTTGACCAGTTCCGAGGCGGCTTGGATGTTGAACACCGTGCCGGCCGCCAGGCCGGTGATCAGGATGATCAGGAAGCTGCCGGGGCCGGCCTCCATCAATTCCACGATCAGGTCGTTGGGGTTGATCTGGCCCTTGGCCAGGGCCGAGACCGCTTGGCCTCCAATCAGCAAACTCTCGCCCAGGCGAGTGAGCCAGCGGGGGCGAAGCCAGGCGGGGAGGCGACGGGCGGGCATGGAACGTTGAGCTAGCTGGCGGGGGACTGACCTTGAAGGTGGAGGCCCCTCTCCGGCCAGCGGCGCGTCACCACCAAGCCAAGAACCACCAACACTGCGGGAATGATGCCCATGCACAGCCGGATCGCCACCAGGGCACTGGTGGGTTGGGCGGTATTCGCCAGGGCTTCG
This DNA window, taken from Synechococcus sp. LTW-R, encodes the following:
- a CDS encoding DUF3086 domain-containing protein, translated to MSEDATNSTAPQPDDWKELATSELRQQREALQQEISELTSRRDALQEEINSSFAGQSDSIARRVKGFQDYLVGALQELAVSAEQMELVVQPLVVQPSPLDQAAAAEAQAAAVVEAPAQAPAGLFSNDEVLIRDRLESFQGQADFYADPWKLRRSLEPGGAALLEDWFLGQGGRGAQPSCGSRNRNALTTAAAISILGELYGERFQTLVLAGMPERLGEWRRGLQDCLGLNREDFGPSSGIVLFERADALIERADRLEERGELPFIVVDAAEPAVEVPILQFPVWLAFAGSPTELALEDDLL
- a CDS encoding DUF3119 family protein, which codes for MSPSTVTGAGPNPEQGAILAPRVWVPIGVLALGLACLLINLWAAALVSVFGLFLLIQSQILRLQFCGDALIVWRGDTVLRRFPYSEWLTWTVFWGPVPVLFYFREQQSIHFLPVLFDATSLREQLNRHVSAQP
- a CDS encoding ABC transporter permease; this translates as MPARRLPAWLRPRWLTRLGESLLIGGQAVSALAKGQINPNDLIVELMEAGPGSFLIILITGLAAGTVFNIQAASELVKQGAGSTVGGILALGLAREIAPILTATLVTGKVATAYAAQLGTMKVTEQIDAITMLRTDPVQYLVVPRLLAMVVMTPVQCLAFFGVAIWSGQVSSAILYNIPPDVFWTSVRGWMQPSDLPAMLLKAGVFGLQIAVIACGWGLTTRGGPKEVGTSTTGAVVMILVTVSLMDVVLTQLLFGS